A genomic stretch from Fodinibius salinus includes:
- a CDS encoding GTP-binding protein encodes MAKETYQREKPHVNIGTIGHVDHGKTTLTAAV; translated from the coding sequence ATGGCAAAAGAAACCTACCAGCGCGAGAAGCCACATGTAAACATAGGAACGATTGGCCACGTAGACCACGGGAAAACCACGTTGACGGCGGCGGT